Sequence from the Symbiopectobacterium purcellii genome:
GAGTACAAGGCATCAATCATGAAAACTGTTGTGGATAACCAAACAACGCCGCCTGATGAATTGCCCTCTGCGGCGCTTGCCGCCGCAGAGGGCGTTGCAGACAGCGATGCACCGGATATGCGCCGACGCAGGTTGTTGCTGCCGCTAAGCGTCGCACTGCGCGATGCACCGGCAGCGCAGGAAACCGCGCCGACAGAGGAAGCGCCCAAAGCCCCTTACCTGGTTCTGGCGGATTACCTGCGTGGCTGCTCTGCCAACGGCACGGTGGTGGATCGGCGCGACCTGTTAGCGCCGCCCTACGCGTTAACCGAAGAGGAACTGGATGTCCTGTTAATGCAGATTCGTGCCGAAGAACAAGGCAGCGATATCGTTGAGATAGCGCAGCAGGACACCTGTTTCTACTATTCCGACCGTTACATGAGCCATAACTACGCGCGGATTTTGATCTTCACGCATGAGCAGGACGCCTGCGCGACGTTGGCGCAGACCGTCCGCTTTGAGTGTGAAACCTATCCGCGTCCGTTCAAGGCCGGCATGTTGGCGCTGCACCCGTATGGATTTGATGACGACAAGATAGCAAGCACGTTGCGCTTTCTCGCCGACACCGAGGCTTATCAGGATATTCACCCGGTGGAAGCCTCCAACGGCGCCATCTATCTGTACAGCGACCGCTACATGAGTGTCGGCAAAGCCCAAGGGCTCTGTGAATGGATTGAGGTGGAACAATATGAGAACCCCTAGCCCGCGCGCCCGGTATGCGTGGATCACAATGAATAACGTACTTTCTGGGAGGCATGGAAGATGACATGCTCACGCCGTAAATTTGTCCTCGGCATGGGGTCGGTGATTTTTTTCAGCGCACCGGTTTTCTCGGCATTGGGTAAAGCGGAAAAAGGCGCCCCCGTGCGCTATGCCATGATCCATGATGAAGTGAAGTGCAACGGCTGTAATATCTGTACCGTTGCCTGTCATAAGGTCAATAAGGTACCTACCGGCGCGGCGCGCATGAGCATTGCGCACATTGCGATGACGCCGCCTGAATCCGGTAACACCTATCACTTTTTCCGTCACTCTTGCCAGCAGTGCGAAGATGCACCGTGCATTACCGTCTGCCCGACGGGCGCGTCCTACCGCGACGACAGCAACGGGATCGTGCGGGTGGATAAGCCCAAGTGCATTGGGTGCAGCTACTGCATCTCCGCGTGCCCGTATCAGGTGCGCTACCTGAACCCGGTTACCCATGTGGCGGATAAATGCGACTTCTGTCTGGAATCGCGTCTGATGAAAGGATTCACGCCCATTTGCGTCAGTGCCTGCCCACAGAATGCGCTGATCTTCGGACGAGAGGACAGCGATGTGGTGCAGAACTGGCTGAAAACACACGACTACTATGAGTATCAGTTGCCAAATGTGGGTAAACCGCACCTCTATCGTCGGCCGGGACCCCATGAAGTGAAGAAGGTGAACGCATGAATATCATGCCTAACGCTGAGCAATTTCAGTCCCAGCTGTATCAGTATGTTTATCTCTACACCCCCGACTATTGGCCTATCTGGCTGATTCTGGCTGGCGTGGCGTTTGTCGGCATGCTGGGCGTGTTGGCGCTGCACGGTTTCCTGCGTTACCGCTTCGCCGCGCCGCATGCTGCCGGACATGAGGAGAAGGTGTATCTCTACTCACGGGCGGTACGCTTGTGGCACTGGAGCAACGCGCTGCTGCTTATCCTGTTGCTGGCGAGCGGTTTCATCAACCACTTTGCGCTGCTTGGTACGCACGATACCGCGCTGCTGGTATCGCTGCACAGCCTGTGCGGCTACTCTATCTGTTGCTGGTGTGCTGGCTGGCGTTTGTGCTGATTAATGCGCTGGGCGGCAACGGGCACCACTACGTTATCGAGCGACAGGGATGGGGTCAGCGGGCTTTTCTGCAAGTGCGCTTTTATCTTTACGGCATTATCAAGGGTGAAGACCATCCGTTCCCGGCCACGCCGCGCGCCAAGTTCAACCCGCTACAGCAGGTGGCTTATCTGGGGGTGATGTACAGCCTGGTGCCGCTACTGCTGCTCTCAGGGGTAGTATTGCATAACCCACTGTGGCTGCCCG
This genomic interval carries:
- a CDS encoding YdhW family putative oxidoreductase system protein — its product is MKTVVDNQTTPPDELPSAALAAAEGVADSDAPDMRRRRLLLPLSVALRDAPAAQETAPTEEAPKAPYLVLADYLRGCSANGTVVDRRDLLAPPYALTEEELDVLLMQIRAEEQGSDIVEIAQQDTCFYYSDRYMSHNYARILIFTHEQDACATLAQTVRFECETYPRPFKAGMLALHPYGFDDDKIASTLRFLADTEAYQDIHPVEASNGAIYLYSDRYMSVGKAQGLCEWIEVEQYENP
- a CDS encoding 4Fe-4S dicluster domain-containing protein encodes the protein MTCSRRKFVLGMGSVIFFSAPVFSALGKAEKGAPVRYAMIHDEVKCNGCNICTVACHKVNKVPTGAARMSIAHIAMTPPESGNTYHFFRHSCQQCEDAPCITVCPTGASYRDDSNGIVRVDKPKCIGCSYCISACPYQVRYLNPVTHVADKCDFCLESRLMKGFTPICVSACPQNALIFGREDSDVVQNWLKTHDYYEYQLPNVGKPHLYRRPGPHEVKKVNA